From Methanocella paludicola SANAE, a single genomic window includes:
- the frhG gene encoding coenzyme F420 hydrogenase subunit gamma: MSKPKFAYVHLAACSGCEISFLDNFERLLDMMDMVDIEYMTLIKDATDIPKVDIVFVDGAACLQSEDAVETLKKARENATYLVAWGGCSSTATINNFSRGGQLPQPQHESFPPIKRLVKVDASVPGSPPGPGMAYNVIRAFVEGDLDYLKYLSSYSLGGFACGCDLWKDIVDNGLCIGCGACAMACPTRAITMVEGRPNNVFERCVKCGACYAQCPRSFLPTAAIEKLMDRLMED, encoded by the coding sequence ATGAGCAAGCCGAAGTTCGCCTACGTCCACCTGGCCGCCTGTTCCGGCTGCGAGATATCGTTCCTGGACAACTTCGAGCGGCTGCTGGACATGATGGACATGGTCGATATCGAGTACATGACGCTTATCAAGGACGCCACCGATATACCTAAGGTCGATATCGTCTTCGTGGACGGGGCCGCCTGCCTGCAATCGGAGGATGCTGTGGAGACGCTGAAAAAGGCGCGCGAGAACGCCACTTATCTGGTGGCCTGGGGCGGGTGCTCGTCGACAGCGACTATCAATAATTTTTCTAGAGGAGGCCAGCTCCCCCAGCCCCAGCACGAGTCCTTTCCGCCGATAAAGCGCCTGGTCAAGGTGGACGCCTCCGTGCCGGGCTCTCCTCCCGGGCCAGGCATGGCGTATAACGTGATAAGGGCGTTCGTGGAGGGGGACCTGGACTACTTGAAGTACCTTTCGTCATACAGCCTGGGCGGCTTCGCCTGCGGCTGCGACCTGTGGAAGGACATTGTCGATAACGGCCTGTGCATCGGGTGCGGTGCCTGCGCGATGGCCTGCCCGACCCGGGCCATCACCATGGTCGAAGGCCGGCCTAATAACGTGTTCGAGCGGTGCGTGAAGTGTGGCGCCTGCTATGCGCAGTGCCCCCGTAGCTTCCTGCCTACGGCGGCCATCGAGAAGCTGATGGACAGGCTGATGGAGGATTGA
- a CDS encoding Coenzyme F420 hydrogenase/dehydrogenase, beta subunit C-terminal domain encodes MAYQGFGKYKEVLSARSADEEIRNIAQDGGTTTALLCFALETGFIDGAVLTKKSSREWVPAQYVATTRDEILQSAKSVYALSPSLYRLKEATRERALSKVGYVGLPCQIEAVRKMQLYPFGARDIVESLALVIGIFCFENFYPESLKAIVEGLGEEPLEDVVRMRCASGKFRTEGEKGIIVPLKQASRYIQDGDRICPDLVSEWADISAGSVGSDPGWNTVFLRTKKGHDFFQQATGAGAIETKEISEEGLKALEKLAVAKKDRAKKHIAKREELGLYVTRDIYY; translated from the coding sequence ATGGCATACCAGGGTTTCGGGAAATATAAGGAAGTCTTGAGCGCCCGGTCTGCGGACGAGGAGATCCGTAACATCGCCCAGGACGGGGGGACCACGACGGCACTGTTGTGTTTTGCCCTCGAGACCGGCTTCATCGACGGGGCGGTGCTGACGAAAAAATCGAGCAGGGAGTGGGTGCCCGCCCAGTACGTGGCGACGACCCGGGACGAGATCCTCCAGTCGGCGAAGAGCGTCTACGCGCTGTCCCCCAGCCTGTACCGGCTGAAGGAGGCGACGAGGGAAAGGGCCCTGAGTAAGGTGGGCTATGTGGGGCTGCCCTGCCAGATCGAGGCGGTCCGCAAGATGCAGCTGTACCCGTTCGGGGCACGGGATATCGTGGAGAGCCTGGCCCTCGTCATCGGCATCTTTTGTTTCGAGAACTTTTATCCCGAGAGCCTGAAAGCCATTGTAGAAGGCCTGGGCGAGGAGCCCCTGGAGGATGTGGTGCGCATGCGGTGTGCCTCCGGGAAGTTCAGGACGGAGGGGGAGAAGGGCATTATCGTGCCGCTAAAGCAGGCGTCCCGGTACATTCAGGACGGCGACCGCATCTGCCCGGACCTCGTGTCGGAGTGGGCGGATATCTCGGCGGGCTCCGTGGGCTCGGACCCCGGATGGAATACTGTCTTCCTCAGGACGAAGAAGGGCCACGACTTTTTCCAGCAGGCCACCGGGGCTGGCGCCATAGAGACGAAGGAGATCAGCGAGGAAGGGCTTAAGGCACTCGAAAAGCTGGCCGTAGCGAAGAAGGACCGGGCGAAAAAACATATCGCAAAGCGCGAGGAGCTCGGGCTTTACGTGACCCGGGACATCTACTATTGA
- a CDS encoding class I SAM-dependent methyltransferase, whose amino-acid sequence MLEHRDKDDYWGRFADTYDDTLEGMIGRDVRRNLAAILASEHDPGNAVEFGCGTGYFTRVIAGNAKHVLATDMSPGMVDAARSNLRDLHNVSFQVQDSESPGLPSSTFDTALMANMLHTLDDPARALKECFRVLKPGGMLLIINYTEDGMGRVQRTLLSFQFHLRFGFAPKKSWPLTSEKLQSFLGQARFRIERMDLVRSRLNAYYVRARKPQ is encoded by the coding sequence ATGCTGGAGCACCGGGACAAAGACGATTACTGGGGCAGGTTCGCGGACACGTATGACGATACGCTCGAGGGCATGATCGGCAGGGATGTCCGCAGGAACCTGGCCGCCATTCTCGCAAGCGAGCATGATCCGGGCAATGCCGTCGAGTTCGGCTGCGGGACAGGATATTTCACCAGGGTTATCGCGGGGAATGCAAAGCATGTCCTCGCAACCGATATGTCCCCAGGGATGGTGGACGCCGCCCGATCGAACCTGCGTGACCTTCACAACGTCTCTTTTCAGGTGCAGGATAGCGAATCGCCTGGGCTGCCCTCGAGCACTTTCGACACAGCCCTGATGGCGAACATGCTACATACGCTCGACGACCCCGCCAGAGCGCTAAAAGAGTGCTTTCGGGTGCTGAAGCCCGGCGGCATGCTGCTCATCATCAACTATACGGAAGACGGCATGGGCCGCGTCCAGCGTACGCTCCTCTCCTTCCAGTTCCACCTGAGGTTCGGCTTTGCGCCTAAAAAAAGCTGGCCATTGACCTCGGAAAAATTACAGTCATTCCTGGGGCAGGCCCGGTTCCGGATCGAGCGGATGGACCTGGTTAGGAGCCGGCTCAACGCTTATTATGTCCGGGCGCGGAAGCCTCAATAG
- the cofH gene encoding 5-amino-6-(D-ribitylamino)uracil--L-tyrosine 4-hydroxyphenyl transferase CofH translates to MLKDIYERSLAGDITKKDALELVKANPFELFDTANELRKTIAGDEITYVVNRLVEITDRCMIGCDFCSFRNNIGFKLSTDDVLQRVGEAKDIGATELCLISGVMPYMTVEYYCDLFEAIKSKYDIMIHALSPMEVHYAAKVSGVTPAEAMAAFKKAGLNTITGASAEILVDSVREKICPRKVSTREWVDIIKDAHRLGIRTTSTIMYGTLETWEDRIDHMFLLRDIQRETHGFTEFIPLTFMHENNRLSGQSKGVSGMDDLRLHALARVIFGQDIPNIQVSWIKMGVKLSQAALCAGANDFGGTMIEDKISIAGGSEHGEYLSKEEFIQLIRAIDRVPVERNTLYEHI, encoded by the coding sequence ATGCTAAAGGACATCTATGAGCGCTCGCTCGCAGGGGATATCACGAAGAAGGACGCGCTTGAGCTCGTGAAAGCCAACCCATTCGAGCTCTTCGACACGGCGAACGAGCTGCGAAAGACGATCGCCGGCGATGAGATCACCTACGTCGTGAACCGGCTCGTCGAGATCACCGACCGGTGCATGATCGGGTGCGACTTCTGCTCCTTCAGGAACAACATCGGCTTTAAGCTCAGCACCGATGATGTCCTGCAGAGGGTCGGCGAGGCAAAGGATATCGGCGCCACCGAGCTGTGCCTCATCTCAGGTGTCATGCCCTACATGACCGTGGAGTACTACTGCGACCTCTTCGAAGCCATCAAGTCGAAGTACGATATCATGATCCACGCCCTGTCCCCGATGGAGGTCCACTATGCGGCGAAAGTGTCGGGCGTCACTCCGGCAGAGGCCATGGCCGCCTTCAAGAAGGCGGGGCTGAACACGATCACCGGGGCCTCGGCCGAGATCCTGGTCGACTCGGTCCGGGAAAAGATCTGTCCCAGAAAGGTGTCAACGCGAGAGTGGGTCGACATCATCAAGGACGCCCACCGTCTGGGCATAAGGACCACGTCCACCATCATGTATGGCACCCTGGAGACCTGGGAGGACCGCATCGACCACATGTTCCTTCTAAGGGACATCCAGCGCGAGACTCACGGCTTCACCGAGTTCATACCTCTCACCTTCATGCACGAGAACAACCGGCTCAGCGGCCAGTCTAAAGGCGTGAGCGGCATGGACGACCTGCGCCTGCACGCGCTGGCCCGGGTCATCTTCGGACAGGACATCCCCAACATCCAGGTCTCCTGGATCAAGATGGGCGTCAAACTATCGCAGGCCGCCCTCTGCGCCGGGGCCAACGACTTCGGCGGCACCATGATCGAGGACAAGATCTCCATAGCCGGCGGCTCCGAGCACGGCGAGTACCTCTCAAAGGAAGAGTTCATCCAGCTTATTCGGGCCATCGACCGGGTGCCCGTGGAGAGGAATACGCTTTACGAGCATATCTGA
- the cofH gene encoding 5-amino-6-(D-ribitylamino)uracil--L-tyrosine 4-hydroxyphenyl transferase CofH has product MFKDIYERSLAGKITKRDAMALLKADPFELFQTADAVRRELVGDTVSYVVNRNMNFTDICIGTCRFCAFRNRENYRLTDEQLLKKVGEAKAYGATEVCIQGGLLSDMYLKDYVAMLKSIKGKYDIDIHAFSPMEVFHMSRISGVSVSHSLKELKNAGLGSMPGTAAEILVDSVREKICPDKLNTEQWVDVVTKAHETGIPTTATIMYGHIETWKDRLDHLFIQRGIQRKTHGFTEFVPLSFMSKNSPLGSVVLKEKGSMGASGLDDLRMYALARLIFGRDLVNVQASWVKLGPKLAQVALHCGANDLGGTLMEERISKTAGATSGECMSPEELRAIIRDAGRTPRQRTTLYKYIG; this is encoded by the coding sequence GTGTTTAAGGACATTTACGAGCGATCGCTTGCAGGAAAGATCACCAAAAGGGACGCAATGGCGTTACTGAAGGCGGACCCATTCGAGCTGTTCCAGACGGCCGACGCCGTACGCAGGGAGCTCGTGGGCGATACCGTCTCCTACGTGGTCAACAGGAACATGAACTTTACGGATATCTGCATAGGCACCTGCCGCTTTTGCGCCTTCCGCAATCGTGAGAACTACCGGCTCACCGACGAGCAGCTATTGAAAAAGGTGGGCGAGGCGAAGGCCTACGGCGCGACCGAGGTCTGTATCCAGGGGGGCCTGCTCTCGGATATGTACCTTAAGGACTACGTCGCCATGCTCAAATCCATTAAAGGCAAATATGATATCGACATCCACGCCTTTTCGCCCATGGAAGTCTTCCACATGAGCCGGATCTCAGGAGTAAGTGTTTCCCACTCATTAAAAGAGCTAAAGAATGCCGGGCTCGGCTCCATGCCCGGCACGGCCGCAGAGATCCTCGTCGACTCGGTCCGGGAGAAGATCTGTCCGGACAAGCTTAACACTGAACAATGGGTCGACGTGGTCACAAAGGCACACGAGACCGGCATACCCACCACGGCCACCATCATGTACGGCCACATCGAGACATGGAAGGACCGGCTCGACCACCTCTTTATCCAGAGAGGCATCCAGCGTAAGACACATGGTTTCACCGAGTTCGTTCCCCTGTCGTTCATGAGCAAGAACAGCCCGCTGGGCAGCGTCGTCCTGAAAGAAAAGGGCTCCATGGGCGCCAGCGGCCTGGATGACCTGCGGATGTACGCCCTCGCCCGGCTGATCTTCGGGAGGGACCTGGTGAACGTGCAGGCGTCGTGGGTCAAGCTCGGCCCCAAGCTGGCGCAGGTCGCGCTCCACTGCGGCGCCAACGACCTGGGCGGCACGCTCATGGAGGAGCGTATATCGAAGACGGCGGGCGCGACTTCGGGAGAGTGCATGTCGCCCGAGGAACTGCGGGCCATCATCCGGGATGCCGGGCGTACGCCGAGGCAGCGCACTACCCTCTACAAGTATATCGGATGA
- the cofG gene encoding 7,8-didemethyl-8-hydroxy-5-deazariboflavin synthase subunit CofG: MSKEFITYSRNVFVPVTNMCRNNCGYCGFRRDVGSREAFVIRPEIAHAMLKKAAGLGCLEALFTYGDSPSDPLFFKELNRYGYETLTDYVYDLCLDAIELGILPHTNGGVLPYGELERLKDVNASMGLMLETTADLPAHRLSPMKKPSLRLGFIESAGKLRIPFTTGILVGIGETWDDRRQSLEAIRDIHKKYGHIQEVIVQNFVPKPETRMGSVEPPTVDDMISVLRMAREILPGDIELQAPPNLTSHLLEFLEAGAGDIGGISPVTEDYINPECRWPTLDELEAMGLKLRERLPLYPKYVIMGWYPERLEPIIRKHADGEGYCV, from the coding sequence ATGTCTAAAGAATTCATCACCTATTCACGGAACGTGTTCGTCCCGGTCACGAACATGTGCAGGAACAACTGCGGCTACTGCGGGTTCCGGCGGGACGTCGGATCGCGTGAGGCCTTCGTCATCCGGCCCGAGATCGCCCACGCCATGCTCAAGAAGGCCGCAGGCCTGGGCTGCCTGGAGGCGCTTTTCACATACGGGGACTCGCCGTCGGATCCCCTTTTCTTTAAGGAGCTGAACAGGTACGGGTATGAGACGCTCACCGATTATGTCTACGACCTCTGCCTCGACGCCATCGAGCTTGGCATACTACCCCACACGAACGGCGGCGTGCTGCCATACGGGGAGCTGGAACGACTAAAGGACGTCAATGCCAGCATGGGCCTCATGCTGGAGACGACGGCGGACCTGCCTGCCCACAGGCTGAGCCCCATGAAAAAGCCCTCGCTCCGCCTCGGGTTCATCGAGAGCGCGGGGAAGCTCCGCATACCGTTCACTACCGGCATCCTGGTCGGCATAGGGGAGACCTGGGACGACCGCCGCCAGTCCCTTGAGGCCATCCGGGATATACATAAAAAGTACGGCCATATCCAGGAGGTCATCGTCCAGAACTTCGTGCCCAAGCCCGAGACGCGGATGGGCAGCGTGGAACCGCCCACCGTTGATGACATGATAAGTGTTTTAAGGATGGCCCGCGAGATACTACCGGGCGATATCGAGCTCCAGGCGCCGCCTAACCTGACGTCTCACCTGCTCGAATTCCTGGAGGCTGGCGCGGGCGACATCGGCGGCATCTCGCCGGTCACCGAGGACTACATCAACCCGGAGTGCAGGTGGCCCACGCTGGACGAGCTCGAAGCCATGGGCCTGAAGCTGCGGGAGCGGCTCCCGCTGTACCCGAAGTACGTGATAATGGGCTGGTACCCGGAAAGGCTGGAGCCCATCATCAGGAAACACGCTGACGGAGAGGGGTATTGTGTTTAA
- the cofC gene encoding 2-phospho-L-lactate guanylyltransferase, producing MKAVVPFKTVNAKSRLSAVLTADERTKLARLMLDDITGVLREAGLKVVLLTTAPFKYDAEIVVSEKDLNSALNDFLSSASEPVMIIMADIPLITVKNVRDMLASPADVVISPGRGGGTNVQFIKEPQKYHVDYYGASFLDHMRIAGDSGLTAEVFDSFNASSDIDEAQDLVELHIHGKGRAAEYLRTFMALDVSKGRVKVMRDVQKVPEGRHPGRSVATQ from the coding sequence ATGAAGGCAGTCGTACCCTTTAAGACGGTAAACGCCAAGTCCCGGCTGTCCGCAGTCCTTACGGCCGACGAGCGGACGAAGCTGGCCCGCCTGATGCTCGACGACATCACGGGCGTGCTCCGCGAGGCAGGGCTAAAGGTGGTCCTTCTTACGACGGCGCCGTTCAAGTATGACGCAGAGATCGTCGTCAGCGAAAAGGACCTGAATTCCGCGTTGAACGACTTTTTAAGCTCCGCGTCGGAGCCCGTCATGATCATCATGGCCGACATACCGCTTATCACGGTCAAAAATGTCAGGGACATGCTCGCAAGCCCCGCGGATGTGGTCATATCGCCGGGAAGGGGCGGCGGCACGAACGTACAATTCATTAAGGAACCGCAGAAGTACCACGTGGACTATTATGGCGCAAGCTTTTTGGATCACATGCGCATCGCCGGGGACAGCGGCCTGACGGCAGAGGTCTTCGACTCGTTCAACGCCTCCAGCGACATCGACGAGGCGCAGGATCTGGTCGAGCTGCATATCCACGGCAAAGGCAGGGCCGCCGAGTATTTGCGCACATTCATGGCGCTGGACGTGAGCAAGGGCCGCGTTAAAGTTATGAGAGACGTGCAAAAGGTCCCCGAGGGCAGGCACCCCGGAAGGTCCGTGGCGACCCAGTAA
- a CDS encoding formate--phosphoribosylaminoimidazolecarboxamide ligase: MVITKDDIKDVIKHYDTNKITVCTIASHSSLHVFRGAYDEGLRRCAVCATGRDVPYRRFRSADEYIIVDKFADIIDEGLQEKLRKMNAIIIPHGSFVAYVGLENIENKFKVPILGNRNILRWEAERERVTRLFEAANIRKPQKIFGPDKIDRPCMVKFPGARGGRGYFVTDSPAGFDEKIKLMVKKGWLTEEDRDRAHIEEYVAGDIYCMHYFYSQLTNEVEMLGMDRRHEANIDGLVRIPAKDQIEAGLQPTYVVTGNFPVVARESLLDQAFAMGDRLADVAKKMVPPGLLGAFCIQTMCTDNLEFVAFEISARQDGGTNTFMDGSPYSYLRYGPGMSMGRRYCMEIKEAIKQDRLIDILT, from the coding sequence ATGGTCATCACAAAGGACGATATTAAGGATGTCATAAAGCACTATGACACAAATAAAATAACTGTTTGTACAATTGCCAGCCATTCCTCCCTGCACGTCTTCCGCGGCGCATACGACGAGGGCCTGCGCAGGTGCGCGGTGTGCGCGACGGGAAGAGACGTCCCCTACAGGAGGTTCAGGTCGGCCGATGAGTATATTATCGTCGATAAGTTCGCCGATATCATCGATGAGGGCCTCCAGGAAAAGCTCAGGAAAATGAACGCGATCATCATACCTCACGGCTCATTCGTCGCCTACGTGGGCCTGGAGAACATCGAGAACAAGTTCAAGGTGCCCATACTGGGCAACCGTAATATCCTCAGGTGGGAGGCGGAGAGGGAGCGCGTCACCAGGCTGTTCGAGGCCGCGAACATCCGCAAGCCGCAGAAGATCTTCGGCCCGGACAAGATCGACAGGCCGTGCATGGTCAAGTTCCCCGGTGCAAGGGGCGGCAGGGGATACTTCGTCACCGACTCTCCGGCGGGCTTCGACGAGAAGATCAAGCTCATGGTCAAGAAGGGCTGGCTGACCGAAGAGGACCGGGACAGGGCACACATCGAGGAGTACGTCGCGGGCGACATCTACTGCATGCACTACTTCTACTCACAGCTGACAAACGAGGTCGAGATGCTGGGCATGGACAGGAGGCACGAGGCGAACATCGACGGCCTCGTGAGGATCCCGGCCAAAGACCAGATAGAAGCGGGCCTTCAGCCCACCTACGTGGTCACGGGCAACTTCCCGGTGGTCGCCAGAGAGTCACTTCTCGACCAGGCGTTCGCGATGGGCGACCGGCTGGCCGATGTGGCCAAGAAGATGGTGCCCCCGGGACTGCTGGGAGCGTTCTGCATCCAGACGATGTGCACCGATAACCTGGAGTTCGTCGCCTTTGAGATCTCCGCCAGGCAGGACGGCGGCACGAACACGTTCATGGACGGCTCGCCCTACTCCTATCTGAGGTACGGCCCCGGCATGAGCATGGGCCGACGCTACTGCATGGAGATCAAAGAGGCCATCAAGCAGGACCGTCTCATCGATATCCTGACTTAA
- a CDS encoding DUF362 domain-containing protein: MSQVFVVRTNDRKRGVSELIGHFSAPGKNIAVKANFNSADPFPASTHPDTLAAIVESLKGMHVTLAERSGMGITRDVLYEMGVLSLAQKYGFKVEVLDGLGREHWKKEAPPGSHWNRGYMFPDVFRDADAVVTTCCLKTHRFGGHFTMSLKNSVGMVAKYDPSDRYNYMYELHGSPYQRLMIAEINAAYRPSFVIMDGIKGFSKGGPEAGTLIEPGVMLASSDRVALDATGVSILRVYGTTPEVAAGPVFKQEQIARAVELGLGAKGPDEVELVPVNEEAGEICAAIKKEMSEQGEGFKEYHISSV; encoded by the coding sequence ATGTCGCAGGTATTCGTGGTCAGGACGAACGACCGGAAGCGGGGCGTAAGTGAGCTCATCGGGCATTTCTCCGCCCCGGGAAAAAATATTGCCGTTAAGGCTAATTTTAATAGCGCCGACCCCTTCCCTGCCTCGACTCACCCGGATACGCTGGCGGCCATCGTGGAAAGCCTGAAGGGCATGCATGTCACGCTGGCCGAGAGGAGCGGCATGGGCATCACCCGGGACGTGCTCTACGAGATGGGCGTGCTGAGCCTGGCGCAGAAGTACGGTTTCAAAGTAGAAGTGCTAGACGGGCTTGGCCGGGAGCACTGGAAAAAAGAGGCTCCTCCGGGAAGCCACTGGAACCGGGGCTATATGTTCCCCGATGTTTTCCGGGATGCCGACGCGGTCGTTACTACCTGCTGCCTCAAGACCCACCGCTTCGGGGGCCACTTCACGATGTCCCTGAAGAACAGCGTGGGCATGGTCGCAAAGTACGACCCCTCAGACCGCTATAACTACATGTATGAGCTCCACGGCTCCCCATACCAGCGGCTCATGATCGCCGAGATCAACGCCGCCTACCGGCCGTCATTCGTCATCATGGACGGCATCAAGGGCTTCTCTAAGGGCGGCCCGGAGGCAGGCACGCTCATCGAGCCGGGCGTGATGCTGGCGTCGTCCGACCGGGTGGCGCTGGACGCCACAGGTGTCTCGATACTCAGGGTGTACGGGACGACGCCCGAGGTCGCTGCAGGGCCGGTCTTTAAGCAGGAGCAGATCGCCCGGGCAGTAGAGCTGGGCCTGGGCGCGAAGGGGCCTGACGAGGTCGAGCTGGTGCCGGTCAACGAGGAGGCCGGCGAGATCTGCGCTGCCATTAAGAAAGAGATGAGCGAGCAGGGCGAGGGTTTTAAGGAATATCATATCTCAAGCGTTTAA
- the glnA gene encoding type I glutamate--ammonia ligase — protein MASDNMKKLKEIITKNKIKYVDYKFIDVPGTWQHKTHPISELDEDIFKYGTGFDGSSIRGFQGIEESDMLLIPDADTAFLDPFIREPTLSLTCDVCDPDGIKPYHRDPRYIAKKAEKYMATTGIADAAYFGPELEFFIFDDVQFDVLTPYKGMSYSINSDEGIWNSNHNSTPNLGHRPRFKEGYFPVAPTDTQTDIRNEMVSTMMDIGMKVELHHHEVATAGQAEIGIRFNTLTKIADQTLMYKYVVKNIAQKNGKTATFMPKPLFGDNGSGMHTHQSLWKGGKPLFFDKDGYGMLSKTALYYIGGLLTHAHSLLGFCSPSTNSYKRLVPGYEAPVNLVFSSRNRSAAVRIPMYSDNPKTKRIEFRPPDATCNPYLAFAAMLMAGLDGIQKKIDPTKAGFGPINKNIYHLPEAEKAKIKSVPGSLDEALTALENDHEYLTKGGVFTEDLIGAWVDYKRNTEIDPVKIRTHPYELYLYYDA, from the coding sequence ATGGCATCCGACAACATGAAGAAACTCAAGGAAATCATAACGAAAAACAAGATCAAGTACGTTGATTACAAGTTCATCGATGTCCCCGGCACCTGGCAGCACAAGACCCATCCCATCAGCGAGCTGGACGAGGACATATTCAAGTATGGCACCGGCTTCGACGGCTCGAGCATCCGCGGCTTCCAGGGCATCGAGGAAAGCGACATGCTCCTCATACCCGACGCGGACACGGCGTTCCTGGACCCCTTCATCCGGGAGCCGACGCTTTCGCTTACCTGCGACGTTTGCGACCCCGACGGCATCAAGCCGTACCACCGGGACCCGAGGTATATCGCGAAGAAGGCCGAGAAGTACATGGCCACCACCGGCATCGCCGACGCGGCGTACTTCGGCCCCGAGCTGGAATTCTTTATCTTCGACGACGTCCAGTTCGACGTCCTCACACCTTATAAGGGCATGAGCTACTCGATCAACTCCGACGAGGGCATCTGGAACTCCAACCACAACTCCACCCCCAACCTGGGCCACCGGCCGAGGTTCAAGGAGGGCTACTTCCCGGTCGCCCCGACCGACACCCAGACCGACATCCGGAACGAGATGGTCAGCACCATGATGGACATCGGCATGAAGGTCGAGCTGCACCACCACGAGGTGGCCACGGCCGGCCAGGCCGAGATCGGCATCCGGTTCAATACCCTCACGAAGATCGCGGACCAGACCCTGATGTACAAGTACGTCGTCAAGAACATCGCCCAGAAGAATGGCAAGACGGCCACCTTCATGCCGAAGCCCCTGTTCGGCGACAACGGGAGCGGCATGCACACCCACCAGAGCCTGTGGAAGGGCGGCAAGCCCCTGTTCTTCGACAAGGACGGCTATGGCATGCTCTCGAAGACCGCGTTGTACTACATCGGCGGCCTGCTGACGCACGCCCACTCGCTGCTCGGCTTCTGCAGCCCCAGCACCAACTCGTACAAGAGGCTCGTGCCCGGCTACGAGGCGCCCGTGAACCTGGTCTTCTCGAGCAGGAACAGGAGCGCCGCGGTACGCATTCCCATGTACTCGGACAACCCGAAGACCAAGCGCATCGAGTTCCGACCTCCCGACGCCACCTGCAACCCGTACCTGGCCTTCGCCGCCATGCTCATGGCCGGCCTCGACGGCATCCAGAAGAAGATCGACCCGACCAAGGCAGGGTTCGGCCCCATCAACAAGAACATTTATCACCTGCCCGAGGCCGAGAAGGCGAAGATCAAGTCGGTTCCCGGCTCGCTGGACGAGGCGCTCACCGCGCTGGAGAACGACCACGAGTACCTCACGAAGGGCGGCGTGTTCACCGAGGACTTAATCGGCGCCTGGGTGGACTACAAGCGTAATACGGAGATCGACCCTGTGAAGATCAGGACTCACCCGTACGAGCTGTACCTTTACTACGATGCATGA
- a CDS encoding NUDIX hydrolase has product MAEKFIVGCYGLVFDGGNLLMVKQRSGHWAGKWILPGGKLEIGESFEQCIEREVFEETFCRVKAVRQLSAVASYSPDSAFEKQVVLVFYLCKLLEGEPKKGDGVDAASWVDVSRFEHMAGADMVPARIFNVVSDLCAKKSFPAVTFDFCEAASMAGR; this is encoded by the coding sequence ATGGCTGAAAAATTTATCGTAGGCTGTTACGGCCTCGTGTTCGACGGCGGGAATCTGCTGATGGTCAAACAGCGCTCCGGCCACTGGGCCGGCAAATGGATCCTGCCCGGCGGCAAACTGGAGATCGGAGAAAGCTTTGAACAGTGTATCGAGCGCGAAGTTTTCGAGGAGACGTTTTGCAGGGTAAAGGCGGTGAGACAGTTGAGCGCCGTAGCGTCCTATAGCCCGGACTCCGCCTTCGAAAAGCAGGTCGTCCTCGTCTTCTACCTGTGCAAGCTCCTCGAAGGCGAGCCGAAGAAAGGCGACGGCGTCGACGCCGCAAGCTGGGTGGACGTGAGCCGGTTCGAGCACATGGCCGGAGCGGACATGGTCCCTGCCCGGATATTCAACGTCGTCTCGGACCTGTGCGCTAAAAAGTCTTTCCCGGCGGTGACCTTCGACTTTTGCGAGGCGGCATCGATGGCGGGCAGGTGA